One stretch of Streptomyces sp. NBC_01363 DNA includes these proteins:
- a CDS encoding DUF6716 putative glycosyltransferase, with amino-acid sequence MPPRTEKTTALRVAVLADSDTRWKWGALTARRLTTGASGESAQRVEISGLLLRGRATPTPRQLAEVGDVGIEAGRVREVTAVEFLHTVRDEGYDVVVLALVGGAVQAMLHGLAALRLPARPVVVTGYVGVVYEKLADGLLLRHGADVVLANSRHDAERFRAVYEGVGADASAVTEAALPFLGGEPHRPQEGRDTVVFAAQPSVPASRDDRMYLLRRLVEHAGLHPEREVLLKLRSKPGEHTTHIEELPYQRLAEKLPGGLPPNFRLVYGHMGEVLDRTDLLVTVSSTAALESLHRRVPTAVLSDLGVREALGNHHFIGSGLLTSWDHLDGGFRPEPDPEWLAGQGVAADGTYATAYDHARARVDALLATARLPDLAPYYTPATAPGYLPGILARHHLAPDGHPLPGAERPRETGGVRGAVREAVREAARGAYRQGVQRVAPVIRRMGEL; translated from the coding sequence GTGCCCCCACGTACCGAAAAGACGACCGCCCTCCGGGTAGCCGTACTCGCCGACTCCGACACCCGGTGGAAATGGGGCGCGCTCACCGCGCGCCGCCTCACCACCGGTGCGTCCGGGGAGTCGGCGCAGCGCGTCGAGATCAGCGGACTGCTGCTGCGCGGCCGGGCCACCCCGACCCCGCGCCAGCTCGCCGAGGTCGGCGACGTCGGTATCGAGGCCGGCCGGGTGCGCGAGGTGACGGCCGTCGAATTCCTGCACACCGTGCGCGACGAGGGGTACGACGTCGTCGTCCTCGCCCTGGTCGGCGGAGCCGTCCAGGCGATGCTGCACGGACTCGCCGCACTGCGGCTGCCCGCCAGGCCCGTCGTCGTCACCGGCTACGTCGGCGTCGTCTACGAGAAGCTCGCCGACGGACTGCTGCTGCGGCACGGCGCCGACGTGGTCCTCGCCAACTCCCGCCACGACGCGGAGCGCTTCCGCGCGGTGTACGAGGGAGTGGGCGCCGACGCCTCGGCCGTCACCGAGGCCGCCCTGCCGTTCCTCGGCGGCGAGCCGCACCGCCCGCAGGAGGGCCGCGACACCGTCGTCTTCGCCGCCCAGCCCTCCGTACCGGCCTCCCGCGACGACCGCATGTACCTGCTGCGCAGGCTGGTCGAGCACGCCGGACTGCACCCGGAGCGCGAGGTGCTGCTGAAGCTGCGCTCCAAGCCCGGCGAGCACACCACGCACATCGAGGAACTCCCGTACCAGCGGCTCGCCGAGAAGCTGCCCGGCGGCCTCCCGCCCAACTTCCGCCTGGTGTACGGGCACATGGGTGAGGTCCTGGACCGCACCGACCTGCTGGTCACGGTCTCCTCGACCGCCGCGCTGGAGTCCCTGCACCGGCGCGTTCCGACCGCGGTCCTCAGCGACCTCGGCGTCCGCGAGGCCCTGGGCAACCACCACTTCATCGGCTCCGGCCTGCTCACCTCCTGGGACCACCTGGACGGGGGCTTCCGCCCGGAACCCGACCCGGAGTGGCTGGCCGGCCAGGGCGTCGCCGCCGACGGCACGTACGCCACGGCCTACGACCACGCCCGCGCCCGCGTCGACGCCCTGCTCGCCACCGCCCGGCTGCCCGACCTCGCCCCCTACTACACGCCCGCCACCGCCCCCGGCTACCTCCCCGGCATCCTCGCCCGCCACCACCTCGCCCCCGACGGCCACCCGCTGCCGGGCGCCGAACGGCCCCGCGAGACCGGCGGAGTGCGCGGCGCGGTCCGCGAAGCGGTCCGGGAGGCGGCGCGCGGCGCGTACCGGCAGGGCGTCCAGCGGGTCGCCCCGGTGATCCGACGGATGGGCGAGCTGTGA
- a CDS encoding glycosyltransferase family 2 protein produces MVKLSVIVPFYNVQTYAPDTLRSLRANAREDFEFILVDDCSTDGTADILRRAEDEIPGVVVRRHKQNGGLATARNTGLDAARGEYLAFLDGDDWLAPGFYAELLARTEELGCDFVRTDHVQVEGRNRSVHRVPHGRRGEVLDPRDAILPAGRSTSVDYPYAWAGLYHRRLLDRGLLHFTDGLRTAEDRPWIWRLHREADSFAVLGLLGIFYRRGVASSLTQIGDVRQLDFIRSFDQVIRETAEDRDAQVLLPKAVRTYCAIIFHHMSSIERFEPAVARTLKSMSGAALKRMPQQVLDDALDSMDVQRATLLRRLRRRPAAAGTKEVAAA; encoded by the coding sequence GTGGTTAAGCTCTCGGTCATCGTGCCGTTCTACAACGTGCAGACATACGCCCCCGACACCTTGAGAAGCCTGCGGGCCAACGCCCGCGAGGACTTCGAATTCATCCTCGTCGACGACTGTTCGACCGACGGGACCGCGGACATACTGCGCCGCGCCGAGGACGAGATTCCGGGGGTGGTCGTACGCAGACACAAGCAGAACGGCGGACTGGCCACCGCCCGTAACACCGGCCTGGACGCCGCGCGCGGCGAGTACCTCGCGTTCCTCGACGGGGACGACTGGCTCGCCCCCGGCTTCTATGCCGAACTCCTCGCCAGGACAGAGGAGTTGGGCTGCGACTTCGTCCGTACCGACCATGTCCAGGTCGAGGGCAGGAACCGCAGCGTGCACCGCGTCCCGCACGGCCGGCGCGGCGAGGTGCTGGACCCGCGGGACGCGATCCTGCCCGCCGGGCGGTCCACCTCGGTCGACTATCCGTACGCCTGGGCCGGGCTGTACCACCGGCGGCTGCTGGACCGCGGGCTGCTGCATTTCACGGACGGGCTGCGCACCGCGGAGGACCGCCCGTGGATCTGGCGGCTGCATCGCGAGGCCGATTCCTTCGCGGTGCTGGGGCTTCTCGGAATTTTCTACCGGCGCGGGGTGGCCTCTTCGCTCACACAGATCGGCGACGTACGCCAGCTCGATTTCATTCGCTCGTTCGACCAGGTCATTCGGGAAACCGCGGAAGATCGTGACGCGCAGGTACTGCTGCCGAAAGCGGTCCGTACCTATTGCGCGATCATTTTCCACCACATGAGCTCGATCGAAAGGTTCGAACCCGCCGTGGCCCGCACGCTGAAGTCCATGAGTGGAGCCGCGCTCAAGCGAATGCCGCAGCAGGTGCTCGACGACGCCCTCGACTCGATGGACGTGCAACGCGCCACCCTGCTGCGCCGGCTGCGCCGCCGCCCGGCCGCCGCGGGCACCAAGGAGGTGGCCGCCGCGTGA
- a CDS encoding polysialyltransferase family glycosyltransferase, which yields MNTARSRTTQIFLASTLYGTATLAAALDAGCFPDADRRILLVSNNAAVPETTASLDAMPGFDALRGRFDDVVSWNTTIAPFHPGGWAPRPDDVPLWERHLRLAWGLGDDDIELAVESIQVNPALAVAQIFTGAPVDVYADGLMSYGPTRNKIDPLVGTRVRRLLHLDLVPGLKPLLLTEFGVAPQIVPTEVFLKVLGELADAPAAQDGVPAVEAPALLLGQYLSALGLISAAEEENLHLRMMRGAVALGHTRIVFKPHPTAPAQWSRAMGEEAGRLGAELTVLDEGVLTAPVLAEVLYQRMRPALVVGCFSTALLTASQFYGLPVARVGTEVLLDRLAPYENSNRVPVTLVDALVPEVTDRAAVERAGTALGAEPVDPAELTGLVTAVGFAMQPRIYPELRPAAERYLAAHLDTTTWRYFKRRRLTSLALPGAVPAQLAFLPRNAVVRRVARSVRRRVVRQ from the coding sequence GTGAACACCGCCCGGTCCCGCACCACGCAGATCTTCCTCGCCTCCACGCTCTACGGCACCGCCACCCTCGCCGCCGCGCTCGACGCGGGCTGCTTCCCGGACGCGGACCGCCGCATCCTGCTCGTCTCGAACAACGCGGCGGTACCGGAGACGACGGCCTCCCTCGACGCGATGCCCGGGTTCGACGCGCTGCGCGGCCGGTTCGACGACGTGGTGTCGTGGAACACGACGATCGCCCCCTTCCACCCGGGCGGCTGGGCGCCACGCCCCGACGACGTACCCCTGTGGGAGCGGCATCTGCGCCTGGCCTGGGGGCTCGGCGACGACGACATCGAGCTCGCGGTCGAATCGATCCAGGTCAACCCCGCGCTGGCCGTCGCGCAGATCTTCACCGGCGCGCCGGTCGATGTGTACGCGGACGGGCTGATGAGCTACGGCCCCACCCGCAACAAGATCGACCCGCTGGTCGGTACGCGGGTGCGCCGGCTGCTCCACCTCGACCTGGTACCGGGGCTGAAGCCGCTGCTGCTCACGGAGTTCGGGGTGGCGCCGCAGATCGTGCCGACCGAGGTGTTCCTGAAGGTGCTCGGTGAGCTGGCGGACGCGCCCGCGGCCCAGGACGGCGTGCCGGCCGTGGAGGCGCCCGCGCTGCTGCTCGGCCAGTACCTCTCGGCGCTCGGGCTGATCAGCGCGGCCGAGGAGGAGAATCTGCATCTGCGGATGATGCGCGGCGCGGTCGCGCTCGGCCACACCCGGATCGTCTTCAAACCGCATCCCACGGCCCCGGCGCAGTGGTCGAGGGCGATGGGCGAGGAGGCCGGGAGGCTCGGTGCCGAGCTGACGGTGCTGGACGAGGGGGTGCTCACCGCACCGGTCCTCGCCGAGGTGCTCTACCAGCGGATGCGGCCCGCGCTGGTCGTCGGCTGCTTCTCGACGGCGCTGCTCACCGCCTCGCAGTTCTACGGGCTGCCGGTGGCCCGGGTCGGCACCGAGGTGCTGCTGGACCGGCTCGCCCCGTACGAGAACAGCAACCGCGTCCCGGTCACGCTGGTGGACGCGCTGGTGCCGGAGGTGACGGACCGGGCGGCCGTCGAGCGGGCCGGGACGGCGCTGGGCGCGGAGCCGGTGGATCCGGCGGAGCTGACCGGGCTGGTCACCGCGGTCGGGTTCGCGATGCAGCCGAGGATCTACCCGGAGCTGCGGCCCGCCGCCGAGCGGTATCTGGCCGCACACCTGGACACCACCACATGGCGCTATTTCAAGCGCAGGCGGCTGACCTCGCTGGCGCTGCCGGGGGCGGTGCCGGCGCAGCTCGCGTTCCTGCCGCGCAACGCGGTGGTGCGCAGGGTGGCACGGTCGGTGCGGCGCCGGGTGGTACGGCAGTAG
- a CDS encoding glycosyltransferase, giving the protein MTTTATTPSATTPSATGLPATDLPDPVLPGTGLPVSPAPANSLTGKRRVAFASFVDENYLPGFLALLRSLALSNPNVCEDFLVLHDGLRPASVAQIRALHPRVDFRRVDAEHYDSYAKGDQDNYLVRKAYFILDIFRVRDYDTVITLDTDMVVLDDLGELLALRDGLAAVPQFFYGQHKLNSGLLVIQREYLSDAFCARIDEVGRAGTYELDKHDQGILNAVLDGDFVQLDARYNFVKRRLSGDLPVPGSTAILHFTGRHKPWQGGEAGYREAENRWHEFELSDAEFHSAYVALPGAKHHDLLVHYGTPHVLRTRSPEAARKVAAAHIAAGEYQEAADLLGRVRIPVDESWPHEVLGHALMSVSRYEEARARLLLATASPNRAATAFARLAQISWIHGDDDEAAEYALKGLAVDPTHRANRLMHKRTTDLTAPVEGPASGQLAHVAFYMERQGNAGDKLLPESVRLAFGRDTGPRRWHSIHAHRLFDEAALERVNERRGLVIGGGGLFIPDTAPNGNSGWQWNVPDELLDRIDVPVMVYAVGFNAFDGQAYGHGRDRFLSSLRGLVERSSFFGLRNHGSIEKVRDLLPASLHDKVRFQPCPTTVTRQLVDGWTDPERREDTVLINAAYDRSGLRFGHDYGHFLGEMATAVRELGKRAEVRCVAHSLDDERIAFDLRREHGIALPVIPMYDFGNDEIRDTYARTKLVIGMRGHAGMIPFGCGTPIISLISHPKMAYFLADIDRPEWGISVHDRHLGARLTERAAGLLDDHAATVADVHGRQRELWKVTEANAADLRVIQGGVPV; this is encoded by the coding sequence ATGACGACGACCGCCACGACCCCGTCCGCCACGACCCCGTCCGCCACGGGCCTCCCCGCCACGGACCTCCCCGACCCGGTCCTCCCCGGCACGGGCCTTCCCGTCTCGCCCGCGCCCGCGAATTCACTCACCGGCAAGCGCCGGGTCGCCTTCGCGAGCTTCGTCGACGAGAACTACCTGCCCGGTTTCCTCGCCCTGCTGCGCAGCCTGGCCCTCTCCAACCCGAACGTCTGCGAGGACTTCCTCGTCCTGCACGACGGACTGCGCCCCGCGTCCGTCGCGCAGATCCGGGCGCTGCACCCGCGCGTCGACTTCCGCCGGGTCGACGCCGAGCACTACGACTCGTACGCCAAGGGCGACCAGGACAACTACCTGGTGCGCAAGGCCTACTTCATCCTCGACATCTTCCGGGTCCGCGACTACGACACCGTGATCACCCTGGACACCGACATGGTCGTCCTCGACGATCTGGGCGAACTGCTCGCGCTGCGCGACGGACTGGCCGCCGTACCGCAGTTCTTCTACGGGCAGCACAAGCTCAACAGCGGGCTCCTGGTCATCCAGCGCGAGTATCTGAGCGACGCGTTCTGCGCGAGGATCGACGAGGTCGGCCGGGCCGGCACGTACGAGCTCGACAAACACGACCAGGGCATCCTCAACGCCGTGCTCGACGGCGACTTCGTCCAGCTCGACGCCCGCTACAACTTCGTCAAGCGGCGGCTCTCCGGCGACCTCCCGGTCCCCGGCTCCACCGCGATCCTGCACTTCACCGGGCGGCACAAGCCCTGGCAGGGCGGCGAGGCCGGCTACCGCGAGGCCGAGAACCGCTGGCACGAATTCGAGCTGTCCGACGCCGAGTTCCACTCCGCGTACGTGGCGCTGCCCGGCGCCAAGCATCACGACCTGCTGGTCCACTACGGCACCCCGCACGTGCTGCGCACCAGGTCCCCGGAGGCCGCCCGCAAGGTCGCCGCCGCCCACATCGCGGCCGGCGAGTACCAGGAGGCGGCCGATCTGCTGGGCCGGGTCCGGATCCCCGTCGACGAGTCCTGGCCGCACGAGGTGCTCGGCCACGCCCTGATGAGCGTCTCCCGCTACGAGGAGGCCCGCGCCCGGCTGCTGCTCGCCACCGCCTCGCCCAACCGGGCTGCGACCGCCTTCGCCCGCCTCGCCCAGATCTCCTGGATCCACGGCGACGACGACGAGGCGGCCGAGTACGCGCTGAAGGGCCTCGCGGTCGACCCCACCCACCGCGCCAACCGGCTGATGCACAAGCGCACCACGGACCTGACCGCCCCCGTGGAGGGCCCCGCCTCCGGCCAGCTTGCCCACGTCGCCTTCTACATGGAGCGCCAGGGCAACGCCGGGGACAAGCTGCTGCCCGAGAGCGTACGGCTGGCCTTCGGCCGGGACACCGGACCGCGGCGGTGGCACTCCATCCACGCCCACCGGCTCTTCGACGAGGCCGCGCTGGAACGGGTCAACGAGCGCCGGGGCCTGGTCATCGGCGGCGGTGGCCTCTTCATCCCGGACACCGCGCCCAACGGCAACAGCGGCTGGCAGTGGAACGTCCCGGACGAGCTGCTCGACCGGATCGACGTCCCCGTCATGGTGTACGCGGTCGGCTTCAACGCCTTCGACGGCCAGGCGTACGGGCACGGGCGGGACCGGTTCCTCTCCAGCCTGCGCGGGCTCGTCGAACGTTCCTCGTTCTTCGGGCTGCGCAACCACGGCTCCATCGAGAAGGTCCGGGACCTGCTGCCCGCCTCGCTCCACGACAAGGTGCGCTTCCAGCCCTGCCCGACCACGGTCACCCGGCAGCTGGTGGACGGCTGGACGGACCCGGAGCGGCGCGAGGACACCGTGCTGATCAACGCCGCGTACGACCGTTCCGGGCTCCGCTTCGGGCACGACTACGGGCACTTCCTGGGCGAGATGGCGACCGCGGTGCGGGAGCTCGGCAAGCGGGCCGAGGTCCGGTGCGTCGCCCACTCGCTGGACGACGAGCGGATCGCCTTCGACCTGCGGCGCGAGCACGGGATCGCGCTGCCGGTGATTCCGATGTACGACTTCGGCAACGACGAGATCCGGGACACCTACGCCCGCACCAAGCTGGTCATCGGGATGCGCGGGCACGCGGGGATGATCCCGTTCGGCTGCGGTACGCCGATCATCAGCCTGATCTCGCACCCGAAGATGGCGTACTTCCTGGCCGACATCGACCGTCCGGAGTGGGGCATCTCGGTCCACGACCGGCACCTCGGGGCCCGGCTCACCGAGCGGGCGGCCGGGCTGCTCGACGACCACGCGGCCACGGTCGCCGATGTGCACGGCCGGCAGCGGGAACTCTGGAAGGTCACCGAGGCCAACGCGGCGGACCTGAGGGTGATCCAGGGCGGCGTGCCCGTCTGA
- a CDS encoding TetR/AcrR family transcriptional regulator C-terminal domain-containing protein, with translation MGTTKIDRARVADTGLRLLNEVGLDGLTLRAIARELDVKAPALYWHFKDKQELLDEMATVMYRRMLAEGLPGPAPERWQDQLVAYNSALRAALLRYRDGVKVYSGARFTGTDHTDGLEVHLRTMVDAGFELWQAVRAGTTAYAYTMGFVTEEQGVRPMPDERWDGFDVDARAARMSAYPLAAAAGAEIFDHYDERFEDGLRLIVAGIEARYGGR, from the coding sequence GTGGGTACGACGAAGATCGACCGGGCACGGGTCGCCGACACCGGGCTGCGGCTGCTGAACGAGGTGGGCCTCGACGGCCTCACCCTGCGCGCCATCGCCCGGGAGCTGGACGTCAAGGCGCCCGCGCTCTACTGGCATTTCAAGGACAAGCAGGAACTCCTCGACGAGATGGCCACGGTGATGTATCGCCGGATGCTCGCCGAGGGCCTGCCGGGGCCGGCCCCGGAGCGCTGGCAGGACCAGCTCGTCGCGTACAACAGCGCCCTGCGCGCCGCCCTGCTGCGCTACCGCGACGGGGTCAAGGTCTACAGCGGCGCCAGGTTCACCGGCACCGACCACACCGACGGCCTGGAGGTCCATCTGCGGACCATGGTCGACGCCGGGTTCGAGCTGTGGCAGGCCGTCCGGGCGGGCACCACCGCGTACGCGTACACGATGGGCTTTGTCACCGAGGAGCAGGGCGTCCGGCCGATGCCGGATGAACGGTGGGACGGCTTCGACGTCGACGCGCGGGCCGCCCGCATGTCCGCGTACCCGCTCGCCGCGGCGGCCGGTGCCGAGATCTTCGACCACTACGACGAACGCTTCGAGGACGGGCTCCGGCTGATCGTCGCGGGCATCGAGGCGCGGTACGGGGGGCGCTGA
- the leuE gene encoding leucine efflux protein LeuE yields MLGVTDLPTYLAGLVLIVLLPGPNSLYVLSVAARRGVRTGYVAAAGVWTGDTVLMTLSALGASSLLQTTPVLFAVVKFAGAGYLTWMAIGMLRAAVTMWRERHRRMAELTEEDAGPAAAAAMERPYRRALVVSLFNPKAILFLISFFVQFVDPGYAYPALSFLVLGTLLQIASFLYLSMLIFGGTRLSAAFRRRKRLSAGATSAAGLLFLGFAAKLSLSSV; encoded by the coding sequence ATGCTGGGTGTCACCGATCTTCCGACCTATCTCGCCGGCCTGGTGCTGATCGTCCTGCTGCCGGGACCGAATTCGCTGTACGTGCTCTCCGTCGCCGCCCGGCGCGGGGTGCGGACCGGGTATGTGGCGGCGGCCGGGGTGTGGACCGGGGACACCGTCCTGATGACCTTGTCCGCGCTCGGGGCCTCGTCGCTGCTGCAGACGACGCCGGTGCTCTTCGCCGTCGTCAAGTTCGCCGGCGCGGGCTATCTGACCTGGATGGCGATCGGCATGCTGCGGGCCGCGGTGACCATGTGGCGCGAGCGGCACCGGCGGATGGCCGAGCTGACCGAGGAGGACGCCGGGCCCGCGGCCGCGGCGGCGATGGAGCGGCCGTACCGGCGGGCGTTGGTGGTCAGCCTCTTCAACCCGAAGGCGATCCTGTTCCTGATCTCGTTCTTCGTGCAGTTCGTCGATCCGGGTTACGCCTATCCGGCGCTGTCGTTCCTGGTGCTGGGCACGCTGCTGCAGATCGCCAGCTTCCTCTATCTCTCGATGCTGATATTCGGCGGCACCCGGCTGTCCGCCGCGTTCCGCCGCCGCAAGCGGCTGTCGGCGGGGGCCACTTCGGCGGCCGGGCTGCTCTTCCTCGGTTTCGCGGCGAAGCTCTCGCTCAGCAGCGTGTGA
- a CDS encoding Uma2 family endonuclease yields the protein MAVVQHEEQVRVQEQPELTLGEAADQLARSLPGHRVEILQGRLTVTPPADVSHALALSWLGEEFGARARAVGLRLVQGVGLWLPSGPEDYAIPDLSVVEADIKDAHVMKNCYAAHVFRMVVEVTSTNWADDLGPKVEDYAQAGIPVYVVADRKHDLVLLCSDPRGGEYKNKAHHKRGTSFAVPDVVGVEMELSVDRLLDGDED from the coding sequence GTGGCTGTAGTACAGCACGAGGAGCAGGTGCGCGTGCAGGAACAGCCGGAGCTGACGCTCGGCGAGGCAGCCGACCAGCTCGCACGCTCGCTGCCTGGGCATCGCGTGGAGATTCTCCAGGGGAGACTCACTGTGACACCACCGGCGGACGTGTCGCACGCTCTGGCTCTGTCTTGGCTCGGTGAGGAGTTCGGTGCGCGGGCGCGCGCCGTGGGGCTCAGACTCGTCCAGGGGGTCGGGTTGTGGTTGCCCTCCGGGCCGGAGGACTACGCGATTCCCGACCTGTCGGTCGTCGAGGCCGACATCAAGGACGCCCATGTCATGAAGAACTGCTACGCCGCTCACGTCTTCCGCATGGTCGTGGAGGTGACATCGACCAACTGGGCGGACGACCTCGGCCCCAAGGTCGAGGACTACGCCCAGGCGGGCATTCCGGTCTACGTCGTGGCCGACCGCAAGCACGACCTGGTGCTCCTCTGCAGCGATCCCCGGGGCGGCGAGTACAAGAACAAGGCGCACCACAAGCGCGGGACCTCGTTCGCCGTGCCGGACGTGGTCGGCGTCGAGATGGAGCTCTCCGTGGACCGCCTCCTCGACGGCGACGAGGACTGA
- a CDS encoding methylmalonyl-CoA mutase, giving the protein MTRESESGLPIEPVYGPDALDGWNPGEKLGEPGAYPFTRGVYPSMYTGRPWTMRQYAGFGTATESNARYQQLIANGTTGLSVAFDLPTQMGHDSDAPIASGEVGKVGVAIDSIDDMRVLFDGIPLDKVSTSMTINAPAALLLLLYQLVGEEQGVPADRLTGTIQNDVLKEYIARGTYIFPPAPSLRLIADIFKYCRAEIPKWNTISISGYHMAEAGASPAQEIAFTLADGIEYVRTAVAAGMDVDDFAPRLSFFFVARTTILEEVAKFRAARRIWARVMREEFGAKNPKSLMLRFHTQTAGVQLTAQQPEVNLVRVAVQGLAAVLGGTQSLHTNSFDEAIALPTDKSARLALRTQQVLAYETDVTATVDPFAGSYVVERMTDDVEAAALELMARIEDMGGAVSAIERGFQKGEIERSAYRIALETDSAERVVVGVNRFQLDEEEPYEPLRVDPAIEAEQAARLAKLRAARDQDAVDTALARLRKAAEGTDNVLYPMKDALRARATVGEVCDALREVWGRHVPSDAF; this is encoded by the coding sequence ATGACGCGCGAGTCGGAGTCGGGACTGCCCATCGAACCGGTCTACGGGCCGGACGCACTCGACGGCTGGAACCCCGGCGAAAAGCTGGGAGAGCCGGGTGCCTACCCCTTCACACGCGGTGTCTACCCCTCGATGTATACCGGCCGGCCGTGGACGATGCGCCAGTACGCCGGTTTCGGTACGGCCACGGAATCCAACGCCCGCTACCAGCAGCTGATCGCCAACGGGACGACGGGCCTGTCCGTCGCCTTCGACCTGCCCACCCAGATGGGCCACGACTCCGACGCGCCGATCGCGTCCGGCGAGGTCGGCAAGGTCGGCGTCGCGATCGACTCGATCGACGACATGCGGGTCCTGTTCGACGGGATCCCGCTGGACAAGGTCTCCACGTCCATGACGATCAACGCCCCGGCGGCGCTGCTCCTGCTGCTGTACCAACTGGTCGGCGAGGAGCAGGGGGTCCCGGCGGACAGGCTCACCGGCACCATCCAGAACGATGTGCTCAAGGAGTACATCGCGCGCGGCACGTACATCTTCCCGCCGGCGCCCTCGCTGCGGCTGATCGCCGACATCTTCAAGTACTGCCGGGCCGAGATCCCGAAGTGGAACACCATCTCGATCTCCGGCTACCACATGGCCGAGGCCGGGGCCTCGCCCGCGCAGGAGATCGCGTTCACCCTCGCCGACGGCATCGAGTACGTCCGTACCGCCGTCGCGGCCGGCATGGACGTCGACGACTTCGCGCCCCGTCTCTCCTTCTTCTTCGTCGCCCGCACGACGATCCTCGAAGAGGTCGCCAAGTTCCGTGCGGCCCGCCGGATCTGGGCCCGGGTGATGAGGGAGGAGTTCGGCGCGAAGAACCCCAAGTCGCTGATGCTGCGCTTCCACACCCAGACCGCGGGCGTCCAGCTCACCGCCCAGCAGCCCGAGGTCAATCTGGTGCGCGTCGCCGTGCAGGGCCTGGCCGCGGTCCTCGGCGGCACGCAGTCGCTGCACACCAACTCCTTCGACGAGGCCATCGCCCTCCCCACCGACAAGTCCGCCCGCCTGGCCCTGCGCACCCAGCAGGTCCTGGCGTACGAGACGGACGTCACCGCGACCGTCGACCCGTTCGCCGGGTCGTACGTCGTCGAGAGGATGACCGACGACGTCGAGGCCGCGGCCCTGGAGCTGATGGCCAGGATCGAGGACATGGGCGGCGCGGTCAGCGCGATCGAGCGCGGCTTCCAGAAGGGCGAGATCGAGCGTTCCGCGTACCGCATCGCCCTGGAGACCGACAGCGCGGAGCGCGTCGTGGTCGGCGTGAACCGCTTCCAGCTCGACGAGGAGGAGCCGTACGAGCCGCTCCGCGTCGACCCCGCGATCGAGGCCGAGCAGGCGGCCCGCCTGGCGAAGCTCCGCGCCGCACGCGACCAGGACGCGGTGGACACGGCGCTGGCCCGGCTGCGGAAGGCCGCCGAGGGCACGGACAACGTCCTCTACCCGATGAAGGACGCGCTCAGGGCGCGGGCGACGGTGGGCGAGGTGTGCGACGCGCTGCGCGAGGTGTGGGGGAGGCATGTGCCGTCGGACGCGTTCTGA
- a CDS encoding L,D-transpeptidase family protein — translation MMDSTTRSTSRTSIRGTARTGRRGRAGAAAVLAVLTVTAAAGCKAQATGSAPAAPSAPPRATATTTDDDKPASRPPTPAASSPEATASPTPKPDPQGTTLMASGTESKQVRELQARLRQIGHFDRSPTGYYGSVTVAAVQSFQGKRGLSRTGRTDTLTWQKLLGMTHEPTAAELNPPTTRPAAKPDKRCMTGRVLCISKNSRTLSWMIDGRVVSSMDVRFGSQYTPTREGTFSVYWKSRHHVSTIYHTAMPYAMFFSGGQAVHYSADFAARGYNGASHGCVNVRDEGKIASLFAQVKNGDKVVVLG, via the coding sequence ATGATGGACAGCACCACCAGGAGCACATCGCGCACCTCGATACGGGGCACGGCGCGGACCGGCAGGCGGGGTCGGGCGGGGGCCGCGGCGGTGCTCGCCGTCCTCACCGTCACCGCGGCGGCCGGCTGCAAGGCACAGGCCACCGGCAGCGCACCGGCGGCCCCGTCGGCACCGCCGCGGGCCACGGCCACGACCACCGACGACGACAAGCCCGCCTCCCGGCCGCCGACGCCCGCCGCGTCCTCGCCGGAGGCCACCGCGTCGCCCACGCCGAAGCCCGACCCGCAGGGCACGACGCTGATGGCGAGCGGTACCGAGAGCAAGCAGGTGCGGGAACTCCAGGCCCGGCTGCGGCAGATCGGCCACTTCGACCGCAGCCCCACCGGCTACTACGGCTCCGTCACGGTCGCCGCGGTCCAGTCCTTCCAGGGCAAGCGCGGCCTCTCCCGTACGGGCAGGACGGACACCCTCACCTGGCAGAAGCTGCTCGGCATGACGCACGAGCCGACGGCCGCCGAGCTGAATCCGCCGACCACCCGGCCGGCCGCCAAGCCGGACAAGCGCTGCATGACCGGCCGGGTCCTGTGCATCAGCAAGAACAGCCGGACGCTGTCATGGATGATCGACGGCCGCGTCGTGTCGTCGATGGACGTCCGCTTCGGCTCCCAGTACACGCCGACGCGCGAGGGCACCTTCTCCGTCTACTGGAAGTCCCGCCACCACGTGTCGACGATCTACCACACGGCCATGCCGTACGCGATGTTCTTCAGCGGCGGCCAGGCGGTGCACTACTCGGCGGACTTCGCGGCCCGCGGCTACAACGGGGCCTCGCACGGCTGCGTCAACGTCCGGGACGAGGGGAAGATCGCCTCGCTCTTCGCCCAGGTGAAGAACGGCGACAAGGTCGTCGTCCTCGGATAG